Proteins encoded in a region of the Bacteroidota bacterium genome:
- a CDS encoding metallophosphoesterase: MENKLIFRWEINVIFLLIISFIPPVAFSQKFNIVIIPDSQCEVNYNPDMFTSQMQWIADKKDSLHIPIVLHVGDIVDFNNIDHYKRASEGFELLDHAKIPYAITLGNHDTEAVGEHSGSAAPGNVNQNLRKTSKFNSFFPVKRFTAQKGRFEKNKSDNAYYLFKAGGLKWLVLTLEFCPRQEPILWAGKIISKYPNYNVIVMTHYFLNGKGSIGKDNAGYGNLSPQAIYDQLIKQYANVRLVLCGHLGSSGHFESAGAHGNHIYQILQDYQGKDNGGGYLRILEVDPDRGTLSAKMYSPYYRNTKNDSSQFSFSGVDFVGNKKWKK; encoded by the coding sequence ATGGAAAATAAATTAATTTTTAGATGGGAAATAAATGTTATTTTTCTTTTAATCATTTCCTTTATTCCCCCGGTTGCTTTTTCACAAAAATTTAATATTGTGATCATCCCTGATTCTCAATGTGAAGTCAATTATAATCCGGATATGTTTACAAGTCAGATGCAATGGATAGCAGATAAAAAAGATTCATTGCATATTCCTATTGTCTTACATGTTGGTGATATCGTTGATTTCAACAACATTGACCATTATAAAAGGGCAAGCGAAGGTTTTGAACTACTCGATCATGCGAAAATTCCTTATGCCATTACCTTAGGGAATCACGATACTGAAGCGGTTGGTGAACACAGCGGAAGTGCTGCACCTGGGAATGTAAATCAGAATTTAAGAAAAACCTCAAAGTTTAATTCCTTTTTCCCGGTTAAACGATTTACTGCACAAAAAGGCAGGTTTGAGAAAAATAAAAGTGATAATGCTTATTACTTGTTCAAGGCTGGAGGGTTGAAATGGTTAGTGCTCACATTGGAATTTTGCCCCAGACAGGAACCTATCCTCTGGGCAGGTAAAATCATCTCAAAATATCCAAATTATAATGTGATTGTCATGACCCATTATTTTCTAAATGGAAAGGGAAGTATAGGAAAAGATAATGCCGGTTATGGAAATTTAAGTCCTCAGGCTATATATGATCAATTGATTAAACAATATGCTAACGTCCGCTTGGTATTATGTGGCCATTTGGGTTCCTCTGGTCATTTTGAGAGCGCAGGTGCGCATGGAAATCACATATATCAGATATTACAGGACTATCAGGGGAAAGATAATGGGGGAGGATATCTCCGTATACTTGAAGTCGATCCAGACAGAGGTACTCTATCTGCTAAAATGTATTCTCCATATTATAGGAATACCAAGAATGATTCATCACAATTTTCCTTTTCTGGCGTCGATTTTGTTGGGAATAAAAAATGGAAAAAATGA
- a CDS encoding glycoside hydrolase family 99-like domain-containing protein — MMVLTLGLFVLSAWTSNSGPKKQKTKVIVGAYYFDGWAGKNSNANNPDEPWAKTAPTHLTRRMVEEFSDREPVWGWRDDSQAIMEKQIDLAADNGINFFAYCWYWRDSNGPINTEGINKLTLHSSMNFYLKAKNKKRMKFCLLVANHQGSEIKGVENWEKAADFWMQYFKDPQYVKVNGKPLVIIFNTSGIDNEDIAMMQNVAKKHGLAGLTIAGCGNTTDKNFDIRTHYNMNPGYVAGHEEHPYKELVDTHKKQWIGTEKQPYLPEVTVGWDKRPWEDKTGHGIGGAKEGWYFPHRTPAEFHSFLSDAVNWMNEHPKQTTRERMVLVYAWNELGEGGYLMPTKGDPDGSYLKVIKSVVSGK; from the coding sequence ATGATGGTTTTAACGTTAGGGCTGTTCGTTTTGTCAGCTTGGACAAGCAATAGTGGTCCCAAGAAGCAAAAAACAAAAGTAATAGTTGGCGCTTACTATTTCGACGGTTGGGCTGGTAAAAATAGTAATGCCAATAATCCGGATGAACCCTGGGCAAAGACTGCGCCAACCCATTTAACCCGCAGGATGGTTGAAGAATTTTCGGACAGGGAACCGGTTTGGGGTTGGAGAGATGACTCTCAGGCTATTATGGAAAAACAAATTGATTTGGCTGCCGATAATGGGATTAACTTTTTCGCATATTGTTGGTATTGGAGGGATTCTAACGGGCCAATAAATACTGAAGGCATTAATAAGCTCACCCTTCATTCCAGTATGAATTTCTATTTGAAAGCAAAAAATAAAAAAAGGATGAAGTTCTGTCTCTTGGTCGCCAACCATCAGGGTTCAGAGATTAAAGGGGTTGAAAACTGGGAAAAAGCAGCTGATTTTTGGATGCAATATTTTAAAGATCCTCAATATGTTAAAGTAAATGGTAAACCTTTGGTTATTATTTTTAATACTTCCGGGATAGACAATGAGGACATAGCCATGATGCAAAATGTTGCCAAAAAACATGGATTAGCTGGTTTGACAATTGCTGGTTGTGGAAATACCACAGATAAAAATTTTGATATCAGAACACATTATAACATGAATCCCGGATATGTCGCCGGTCACGAAGAACATCCCTACAAGGAATTGGTCGATACGCACAAAAAACAATGGATAGGAACAGAAAAACAGCCCTATTTACCTGAAGTTACTGTAGGATGGGATAAACGGCCCTGGGAGGATAAAACCGGGCATGGAATAGGCGGTGCAAAAGAGGGTTGGTACTTTCCTCATCGTACTCCTGCTGAGTTTCATAGCTTCTTAAGTGATGCTGTTAACTGGATGAACGAACATCCCAAACAAACAACCAGGGAACGTATGGTTCTGGTTTATGCCTGGAATGAACTTGGCGAAGGAGGGTATTTAATGCCTACTAAAGGTGATCCTGATGGAAGTTATTTGAAGGTTATTAAAAGCGTTGTTTCGGGTAAGTGA